The Kitasatospora albolonga nucleotide sequence CGGTGACGCTGCCGGACGAGGACGACATCTACACGGGGGAGATCCGGCAGGGGTGAGGGAGCGGCCGGTTCTTCCTTGCCGACCGACTCTCCCCCACGGGAAGAGCGGGGCGGGAGGGGCCGGTTGGGAGGGGGGCGAAATGGTCCGTCCGTGCCATGCGCGGGGCGTGTCGCGCTCCCTACGCTAGGAGGTCGGCGCGCCAAGGGCCGGCGGAGGCCGGTGACGGCAGAGAGACGACGGCAGAGAAAGGTGACGCAGGTGGTGACGCTCAGCGCTCCGAACGCTCAGGACTGTGTGGCCCTCGCCGAGATCGAGCTGTGCGGCGAACTGATGATCGCGGCATCGGCGGCGGGGGAGGAACGCCTCAGTCCCGACCGTATCGACGAGGTGCTCAACGTCGGATGCGCGGAGGCGTGGACGACCGTTCCGCGGCAGGCCGCCCACCGGGGGTGACGCCCGCGCGGTGCCGGGTCCGGTAGGGATGCCGGGCCGCCGGTCCGGTAGGGGATGCCGGGCCGCCGGGGGCCGCGGTGCCCGGCGTAGCGACCCGGGGTGGGGGCCCCGTACCGCGTACCCCAGGTGGAGTCCCGTACCGCGCACCCACGCGGGGCGCCGGTACCCATCACGTACAGCGCCCCATCACGTACAGCACTCCATGCCCGCTCCTGCCCCCCGCCTCACGTCCGCAGCAGTCGGGCGATCGCCTTCGTGGCCTCCGCCACCTTCGCGTCGATCTCCTCGCCGCCCTTGACCGCCGCGTCCGCGACGCAGTGGCGCAGGTGCTCCTCCAGCAGCTGGAGGGCGAAGGACTGGAGGGCCTTGGTGGAGGCCGAGACCTGGGTGAGTATGTCGATGCAGTAGACGTCCTCGTCGACCATGCGCTGGAGGCCACGGATCTGGCCCTCGATCCGGCGCAGCCGTTTGAGGTGCTCGTCCTTCTGGTAGTGGTAGCCGTGGATGCCGCGGTCGTGGTCGGTGACGACCTCCTCGGCGGCGGAGGGAGCCGTCGGTTCGGCTCCGGTGCCCGTGGTCTCGGTGGTGGTCATCTGCGTCCTCCCGTTGTCCTGTCCTCGTACAGCGTGCTACAGGGTTTACAGCGTGCTACGGAGTGTTACCGCGGTGCTCGAGGCCGGTGGGGAACGGCCGTGGTCCGGTGTGCGGCTTGAAGTGCGGCTTGATGTGGCCGGTGCTGCCGCGCGGTACCGGCCGCCCTGTCGTTCCGCGCCTCTGCACTGTGATATACCCCGGCCGGGTATATCGTAACGAATCCGGCGGAAACGTGACCGGGGGCCCGTGCCGATCCCCGTTTCCGATGGGCGACACTGAAGAACGCCGGTTAGCCGTGGCCGGATGATGCGCCTAGCATCAGCCTGACCGAACCCAAAGCATCCCGAGGACCCCACGTGCGCTTTCGTCTGACCCCCAGGGAGACGAGCTTCTACGACATGTTCTCCGCGTCCGCGGACAACATTGTCACGGGCTCGAAACTCCTGATGGAACTGCTCGGGGCGGATGCTGCCTCCCGAGTCGAGATCGCGGAGCGTATGCGGGCAGCGGAGCACGCGGGGGACGACGCCACCCACGCGATCTTCCACCAGCTGAACTCCTCCTTCATCACGCCCTTCGACCGCGAGGACATCTACAAGCTGGCGTCCTCGCTCGACGACATCATGGACTTCATGGAGGAGGCCGTCGACCTGGTCGTCCTCTACCAGGTCCAGGAGCTTCCCAAGGGTGTCGAGCAGCAGATCGAGGTGCTGGCCCGGGCGGCGGAGCTGACCGCCGAGGCGATGCCGGGGCTGCGGACCATGGACAACCTCACCGAGTACTGGATCGAGGTCAACCGTCTGGAGAACCAGGCCGACCAGATCCACCGCAAGCTGCTGGCCCACCTCTTCAACGGCAAGTACGACGCCATGGAGGTGCTGAAGCTCAAGCAGATCGTGGATGTGCTGGAAGAGGCGGCTGACGCGTTCGAGCACGTCGCCAACACCGTGGAGACCATCGCGGTCAAGGAGTCCTGAACCTCGTGGACACCTTTGCGCTGATCGTGACCATCGGTGTCGCGCTCGGCTTCACCTATACGAACGGCTTCCACGACTCCGCGAACGCCATCGCCACCTCGGTCTCCACCCGGGCGCTGACCCCGCGTGCGGCTCTGGCGATGGCGGCGGTGATGAACCTCGCCGGTGCCTTCCTGGGCCAGGGGGTCGCCAAGACCGTCAGCGAAGGGCTCATCGCCACGCCCGTGGGGCAGAAGGGGATGGGCATCCTGTTCGCGGCGCTGGTCGGCGCGATCATCTGGAACCTCATCACCTGGTACTACGGTCTCCCCTCCTCGTCCTCGCACGCGCTGTTCGGCGGCATGGTCGGCGCGGCGCTGGCCGGTGGGACGGACGTCATCTGGTCCGGGGTGCTGGAGAAGATCGTCATCCCGATGTTCCTCTCCCCGATCATCGGCCTGGTCGTCGGCTATCTGGTGATGGTCGGCATCCTGTGGATGTTCCGGAACGCCAACCCGCACAAGGCCAAGCGCGGCTTCCGGATCGCGCAGACGGTCTCGGCGGCGGGCATGGCGCTCGGCCACGGCCTCCAGGACGCGCAGAAGACGATGGGCATCGTGGTGATGGCCCTGGTCATCGCCGATATCGAGGGCCCCAACGACGAGATCCCGGTCTGGGTCAAGGTCGCCTGTGCGGTGATGCTGTCGCTCGGGACGTACGCGGGTGGCTGGCGCATCATGCGGACGCTCGGCCGGAAGATCATCGAGCTGGACCCGCCGCAGGGGTTCGCGGCGGAGACGACCGGCGCGTCGATCATGTTCGGTTCGGCGTTCCTCTTCCACGCGCCGATCTCCACGACCCATGTCATCACCTCCGCGATCATGGGCGTCGGCGCCACGAAGCGGGTGAACGCCGTGCGCTGGGGCGTCGCGAAGAACATCATCCTCGGCTGGTTCATCACCATGCCTGCCGCCGCTCTCGTCGCGGCGCTCAGCTATGGCGCGGTGCTGCTGCTCTTCGGCTGAGGTCCCGCAGGACACAGGACATGGGTCCGCCCCCGCTCTCCGTACCAGGGAGAGCGGGGGCGGACCCTTTCGCCTTGTGGTGGCACCGCCATGCAGCACCGCAAGGCCGTATAGGGGAGTCGGCGGAGGCGTACGGCTCAGCCGAAGCGGCCCGAGATGTAGTCCTCCGTGGCCTGGACCGACGGGTTGGAGAAGATCCGCTCCGTCTCGTCTATCTCGATGAGCCGGCCGGGCTTGCCGACCGCCGCGAGGTTGAAGAACGCGGTGCGGTCCGAGACACGGGCGGCCTGCTGCATGTTGTGCGTCACGATGACGATCGTGAAGCGCTCCTTCAGCTCACCGATCAGGTCCTCGATGGCGAGGGTCGAGATCGGGTCGAGCGCCGAGCACGGCTCGTCCATCAGCAGGACCTGCGGCTCGACCGCGATGGCGCGGGCGATGCACAGACGCTGCTGCTGGCCGCCGGAGAGGCCGGAGCCGGGCTTGTTGAGCCGGTCCTTGACCTCGTTCCAGAGGTTCGCGCCGCGCAGGGACTTCTCGACGATGTCGTTGAGCTCGCTCTTGCGGTAGCTGCCGTTGAGCCGCAGGCCCGCCGCCACGTTGTCGAAGATCGACATGGTGGGGAAGGGGTTGGGGCGCTGGAAGACCATGCCGACCGTGCGGCGCACGGTGACCGGGTCGACGTTGGAGCCGTACAGGTTCTCGTCGTCCAGCAGCACCTTGCCCTCGACGCGGCCGCCGGGGGTGACCTCGTGCATCCGGTTCAGGGTGCGCAGGAAGGTGGACTTACCGCAGCCGGAGGGGCCGATGAAGGCGGTCACGGAGCGGGGCTCCACGGTCATCGAGATGTCCTCGATGGCCTTGTGGCTGCCGTAGTAGGCGGTGAGGCCGCTGATGTCGATGCGCTTGGCCATGGGAATCACTGCTTCTTTCGGGAGGTCGCTGATGGCCGCGTCAGCGACCGGTCTTCGGGGCCTTCCAGCGGGCGATTCCGCGGGCCACGAGGTTGAGGATCATGACGAAGGCGATCAGTACCAGGGCTGCCGCCCAGGCGCGGTCGTACGAGGCGGCCTCGCCGATCTTGTACTGCTCGTAGATGTAGAACGGCAGTGAGGACTGGGCTCCGTCGAAGGGGTTCGTGTTGATCAGCTGGCTGCCGAAGACCAGCAGGATGATCGGGGCGGTCTCACCGGCGATACGGGCGATGGCCAGCATGACACCGGTCGTGATCCCGCCGATCGCGGTCGGCAGGACCACCTTCAGGATAGTGCGCCACTTCGGGATGCCCAGGGCGAGCGAGGCTTCGCGCAGCTCGTTGGGGACGAGCTTGAGCATCTCCTCGGTGGAGCGCACCACGACCGGGATCATCAGGATCGTCAGGGCGAGCGCGCCCATCAGGCCGGACGGCTCCAGGTTGGCGATCAGCATGATCGACAGGATGAAGAGACCGGCGACGATGGACGGGATGCCCGTCATCACGTCGACGAAGAACGTCACGGCCCTGGCCAGCGCGCCCTTGCCGTACTCGACCAGGTAGACGGCGGTCAGCAGGCCGAGCGGGGCGGAGATCACCGTGGCGATGCCGACCTGCTGGAGGGTGCCGACCATCGCGTGGTAGACACCGCCGCTGGCCTCCGAGCCGAGCACACCGGCCATGGAGTGGGTGAGGAAGTAGCCGTCGAGGCGCTCGGCGCCGCGCGCGATCGTCGTCCACAGCAGGGAGGCCAGCGGGACGACCGCGAGCAGGAAGCAGACCCAGACGATGCTGGTGGCCAGGCGGTCCTTGGCCTGGCGCTTGTTCTCCACGGCTGTGGTGACGGCGTAGGAGATGGCCAGGAAGAACAGCGCGGCGAGCATGCCCCACTGCACCTTGCTGTGCCAGCCCGCGGCGAGGCCGAGGCCGACGGCGAGCGCGATCGACACGGCGGCGAAGCCGACGGGGGCCAGGCGGGGCAGCGAACGGCTGCTCAGACCGGACTTCGGCGCGGGCCCGGTGGGCGGCGTCGGACGGTCCTGTACGGCGGTTGCGTGGCTCATGCGTTGGCCCCCGAGTACTCCTTGCGGCGGGCGATGATGAGCCGGGCCGCGCCGTTGACCAGCAGGGTGAGGACGAAGAGGACGAGGCCCGAGGCGATCAGGGCGTCCCGCCCGAACTCGTCGGCCTCGCCGAACTTGGCCGCGATGTTCTGCGCGAACGTTCCGCCGCCCGGGTTGAGCACGTGCAGCGAGATGATGAAGCTCGGGGAGAGGACCGTGGCGACGGCCATCGTCTCGCCGAGCGCGCGGCCGAGGCCGAGCATCGAGGCGGAGATGATGCCGGAGCGGCCGAACGGCAGCACCGAGAGGCGGATGACCTCCCAGCGGGTGGCGCCCAGCGCGAGGGCGGCCTCCTCGTTCATCTTCGGGACCTGGAGGAAGACCTCGCGGCTGACGCTGGTCACGATCGGCAGGATCATGATCGCCAGCAGCACGCCGACGGTGAAGAGCGAGCGGGCGACGCCGACCTCGGTCTTGTCGAAGATGTACGTCCAGCCGAAGAACTGGTCGAGCCAGAGGTTCAGGCCCTCCAGGTACGGCACCAGGACGAGAGCGCCCCAGATGCCGTAGACGATGCTGGGGACGGCGGCGAGCAGGTCGACGACGTACGCGATCGGGGCGGCCAGCTTGCGCGGCGCGTAGTGCGAGATGAACAGCGCGATGCCGACAGCGACCGGGACCGCGATGACCATCGCGATGATCGAGCTGACGACCGTGCCGAAGAGCAGGACGGCGATGCCGAAGACCGGCGGGTTGCCGGCCGGGTTCCAGTCGAAGGTGGTGAGGAAGTTGCCCTCGTTCTTCGAGATGGCGATGACGGCCCGGTAGGTGAGGAACACGGCGATCGACGCCATGATCGCGAGCAGCAGGATGCCCGAGCCGCGGGAGAGGGCCAGGAAGATCTTGTCGCCCGCGCGCCCGGTGGACCGGGGGCGCTCGGCCTGTTCCGGTGGGGCCGGCGGGGCCGGTGGTGTGTCTATCGGTGTGGTGGAAGCCATGGTCTTTCCGGTCTGTGTGGGGGAGCCGTGGGCTCCCCTGGCGGCGGTGCACCGGATGGTTGGGGCTGGGACGGGGTGGTACGGGGCGGAGCCCGGGTCGGCGGGCCGGTCCGGAGGGGTGCGCCGGGCCGGCCTGCCGGGGTGGCGCGGAGCGCGGAGTGTGCAGCGTGTGGTGTGGCCTCCGCGCTCCGGGCCGTTGTTACGAGAGGCCGTTGATGGTCTCGCGGACCTTCGCGTTGATCTCGGCCGGGATCGGGGCGTAGCCCGCCTCGGTCAGGATCTTCTGGCCGTCGTCGGAGGCGGCGTAGGAGAGGAAGGACTTGACGGTGTCGAGCGTCTCGGGCTTGTTGCCGGTGTCGCAGACGACCTCGTAGGTGACCAGGACCAGCGGGTAGGCGCCGTCGGCCTTGGTGGCGTAGTCCAGCTCCAGGGCCAGGTCCTTGCCGGTGCCGACGAC carries:
- a CDS encoding phosphate transport regulator, whose translation is MRFRLTPRETSFYDMFSASADNIVTGSKLLMELLGADAASRVEIAERMRAAEHAGDDATHAIFHQLNSSFITPFDREDIYKLASSLDDIMDFMEEAVDLVVLYQVQELPKGVEQQIEVLARAAELTAEAMPGLRTMDNLTEYWIEVNRLENQADQIHRKLLAHLFNGKYDAMEVLKLKQIVDVLEEAADAFEHVANTVETIAVKES
- a CDS encoding anion permease is translated as MDTFALIVTIGVALGFTYTNGFHDSANAIATSVSTRALTPRAALAMAAVMNLAGAFLGQGVAKTVSEGLIATPVGQKGMGILFAALVGAIIWNLITWYYGLPSSSSHALFGGMVGAALAGGTDVIWSGVLEKIVIPMFLSPIIGLVVGYLVMVGILWMFRNANPHKAKRGFRIAQTVSAAGMALGHGLQDAQKTMGIVVMALVIADIEGPNDEIPVWVKVACAVMLSLGTYAGGWRIMRTLGRKIIELDPPQGFAAETTGASIMFGSAFLFHAPISTTHVITSAIMGVGATKRVNAVRWGVAKNIILGWFITMPAAALVAALSYGAVLLLFG
- a CDS encoding phosphate ABC transporter, permease protein PstA — its product is MSHATAVQDRPTPPTGPAPKSGLSSRSLPRLAPVGFAAVSIALAVGLGLAAGWHSKVQWGMLAALFFLAISYAVTTAVENKRQAKDRLATSIVWVCFLLAVVPLASLLWTTIARGAERLDGYFLTHSMAGVLGSEASGGVYHAMVGTLQQVGIATVISAPLGLLTAVYLVEYGKGALARAVTFFVDVMTGIPSIVAGLFILSIMLIANLEPSGLMGALALTILMIPVVVRSTEEMLKLVPNELREASLALGIPKWRTILKVVLPTAIGGITTGVMLAIARIAGETAPIILLVFGSQLINTNPFDGAQSSLPFYIYEQYKIGEAASYDRAWAAALVLIAFVMILNLVARGIARWKAPKTGR
- a CDS encoding phosphate ABC transporter ATP-binding protein → MAKRIDISGLTAYYGSHKAIEDISMTVEPRSVTAFIGPSGCGKSTFLRTLNRMHEVTPGGRVEGKVLLDDENLYGSNVDPVTVRRTVGMVFQRPNPFPTMSIFDNVAAGLRLNGSYRKSELNDIVEKSLRGANLWNEVKDRLNKPGSGLSGGQQQRLCIARAIAVEPQVLLMDEPCSALDPISTLAIEDLIGELKERFTIVIVTHNMQQAARVSDRTAFFNLAAVGKPGRLIEIDETERIFSNPSVQATEDYISGRFG
- a CDS encoding phosphate ABC transporter permease subunit PstC; this translates as MASTTPIDTPPAPPAPPEQAERPRSTGRAGDKIFLALSRGSGILLLAIMASIAVFLTYRAVIAISKNEGNFLTTFDWNPAGNPPVFGIAVLLFGTVVSSIIAMVIAVPVAVGIALFISHYAPRKLAAPIAYVVDLLAAVPSIVYGIWGALVLVPYLEGLNLWLDQFFGWTYIFDKTEVGVARSLFTVGVLLAIMILPIVTSVSREVFLQVPKMNEEAALALGATRWEVIRLSVLPFGRSGIISASMLGLGRALGETMAVATVLSPSFIISLHVLNPGGGTFAQNIAAKFGEADEFGRDALIASGLVLFVLTLLVNGAARLIIARRKEYSGANA